One window of Nicotiana tomentosiformis chromosome 11, ASM39032v3, whole genome shotgun sequence genomic DNA carries:
- the LOC104102275 gene encoding uncharacterized protein isoform X1, producing the protein MNEKGSMMNQQVMMSMNQPQIMNPHLQLQQQMFHSQMQQPQPSMMTRSHGMWPPTMTIDQMKFQNPNVMKGHGFVAGGTQSKNLGPRNNWKGKKGNKNDKRMVDIGRRKEKAIMATGYISGDGNVGGFGGGYKPPTLNELQYQNRLKAKRFFPKKKFYHNNNNNNNNNNNNMGAPFAPRNTTSFIIRAKKSGGIASLVSPCPVTPAVLPTPNFSPSREVLVDMAKEEWGVDGYGSMKGLIRLRSPGHEMELHEEEEEDEEGGSSESDVEEHVEVERRLDHDLSRFEMIYPNSGGLEYNNVLENRVDDQDSHIAQLEEENLILKERLFLMEREFGDLKRRLQSLERQGCGFDEINEEVVENESEESESHGESHSAEEHNVEFLEQNMEGGDRDVKAEEDKANDGDNESAQEEKVEGHEEFNLTLHDEPPKNEIIAHAGIKCERNEDANVRDENKVEVTQRNEDGKNNIESSDNAGVGDETMEEASLPDAEAVVQTNTEDEEPGNE; encoded by the exons ATGAACGAAAAAGGATCGATGATGAATCAACAAGTGATGATGAGTATGAATCAACCTCAGATCATGAATCCTCATCTTCAACTACAACAACAGATG TTTCATTCACAGATGCAACAGCCGCAACCATCAATGATGACTCGGAGCCATGGGATGTGGCCGCCGACAATGACAATTGATCAGATGAAGTTTCAAAACCCTAATGTTATGAAGGGTCATGGATTTGTTGCCGGAGGAACGCAGTCGAAAAACTTAGGACCTAGGAACAATTGGAAGGGTAAAAAGGGAAATAAGAATGATAAGAGGATGGTGGATATTGGGAGGAGAAAAGAAAAGGCCATAATGGCTACTGGGTATATAAGTGGTGATGGAAATGTTGGAGGATTTGGTGGTGGATATAAGCCACCAACACTTAATGAATTGCAATATCAGAATAGATTAAAGGCCAAGAGATTTTTCCCTAAGAAGAAATTTTatcataacaataacaataataataataataataataataatatgggTGCCCCTTTTGCTCCCAGGAACACGACGTCGTTTATTATTCGGGCAAAGAAGAGTGGTGGTATTGCCTCATTGGTGTCACCCTGTCCCGTGACTCCGGCAGTATTGCCAACTCCAAATTTCTCTCCGTCGAGGGAGGTATTGGTGGATATGGCGAAGGAGGAGTGGGGGGTTGATGGGTATGGATCGATGAAGGGTTTGATTAGATTGAGATCACCGGGACATGAGATGGAGTTACAcgaggaagaagaggaagatgaGGAAGGAGGATCAAGCGAGAGTGATGTGGAAGAACACGTGGAGGTAGAAAGGCGATTGGATCATGACTTGAGCCGGTTTGAGATGATTTACCCGAATTCTGGTGGTTTGGAGTATAACAATGTTTTGGAGAACCGTGTGGACGATCAGGATTCACATATTGCTCAGTTGGAGGAagagaatttgatattgaaggaGAGGCTGTTCTTGATGGAGAGAGAGTTTGGTGATTTGAAGAGGAGGTTGCAAAGTCTTGAGAGGCAGGGCTGTGGATTTGACGAGATTAATGAGGAGGTAGTGGAGAATGAGTCTGAGGAGAGTGAAAGCCATGGAGAGTCCCATTCTGCAGAAGAACATAATGTGGAATTCCTTGAACAGAACATGGAAGGAGGAGACCGGGATGTGAAAGCGGAGGAAGACAAGGCAAATGATGGGGATAATGAATCTGCACAGGAGGAGAAAGTGGAGGGACATGAAGAATTTAATCTTACTCTGCATGATGAACCTCCTAAAAACGAAATCATTGCACATGCTGGTATTAAGTGTGAAAGAAACGAGGATGCGAATGTGAGGGATGAGAACAAGGTTGAGGTTACTCAAAGAAATGAAGATGGTAAAAACAACATTGAGTCATCAGATAATGCAGGCGTTGGAGATGAAACTATGGAGGAGGCTTCTCTACCTGATGCTGAAGCTGTTGTGCAGACAAATACAGAAGATGAAGAACCAGGAAATGAATGA
- the LOC104102275 gene encoding uncharacterized protein isoform X2: MNEKGSMMNQQVMMSMNQPQIMNPHLQLQQQMMQQPQPSMMTRSHGMWPPTMTIDQMKFQNPNVMKGHGFVAGGTQSKNLGPRNNWKGKKGNKNDKRMVDIGRRKEKAIMATGYISGDGNVGGFGGGYKPPTLNELQYQNRLKAKRFFPKKKFYHNNNNNNNNNNNNMGAPFAPRNTTSFIIRAKKSGGIASLVSPCPVTPAVLPTPNFSPSREVLVDMAKEEWGVDGYGSMKGLIRLRSPGHEMELHEEEEEDEEGGSSESDVEEHVEVERRLDHDLSRFEMIYPNSGGLEYNNVLENRVDDQDSHIAQLEEENLILKERLFLMEREFGDLKRRLQSLERQGCGFDEINEEVVENESEESESHGESHSAEEHNVEFLEQNMEGGDRDVKAEEDKANDGDNESAQEEKVEGHEEFNLTLHDEPPKNEIIAHAGIKCERNEDANVRDENKVEVTQRNEDGKNNIESSDNAGVGDETMEEASLPDAEAVVQTNTEDEEPGNE; encoded by the exons ATGAACGAAAAAGGATCGATGATGAATCAACAAGTGATGATGAGTATGAATCAACCTCAGATCATGAATCCTCATCTTCAACTACAACAACAGATG ATGCAACAGCCGCAACCATCAATGATGACTCGGAGCCATGGGATGTGGCCGCCGACAATGACAATTGATCAGATGAAGTTTCAAAACCCTAATGTTATGAAGGGTCATGGATTTGTTGCCGGAGGAACGCAGTCGAAAAACTTAGGACCTAGGAACAATTGGAAGGGTAAAAAGGGAAATAAGAATGATAAGAGGATGGTGGATATTGGGAGGAGAAAAGAAAAGGCCATAATGGCTACTGGGTATATAAGTGGTGATGGAAATGTTGGAGGATTTGGTGGTGGATATAAGCCACCAACACTTAATGAATTGCAATATCAGAATAGATTAAAGGCCAAGAGATTTTTCCCTAAGAAGAAATTTTatcataacaataacaataataataataataataataataatatgggTGCCCCTTTTGCTCCCAGGAACACGACGTCGTTTATTATTCGGGCAAAGAAGAGTGGTGGTATTGCCTCATTGGTGTCACCCTGTCCCGTGACTCCGGCAGTATTGCCAACTCCAAATTTCTCTCCGTCGAGGGAGGTATTGGTGGATATGGCGAAGGAGGAGTGGGGGGTTGATGGGTATGGATCGATGAAGGGTTTGATTAGATTGAGATCACCGGGACATGAGATGGAGTTACAcgaggaagaagaggaagatgaGGAAGGAGGATCAAGCGAGAGTGATGTGGAAGAACACGTGGAGGTAGAAAGGCGATTGGATCATGACTTGAGCCGGTTTGAGATGATTTACCCGAATTCTGGTGGTTTGGAGTATAACAATGTTTTGGAGAACCGTGTGGACGATCAGGATTCACATATTGCTCAGTTGGAGGAagagaatttgatattgaaggaGAGGCTGTTCTTGATGGAGAGAGAGTTTGGTGATTTGAAGAGGAGGTTGCAAAGTCTTGAGAGGCAGGGCTGTGGATTTGACGAGATTAATGAGGAGGTAGTGGAGAATGAGTCTGAGGAGAGTGAAAGCCATGGAGAGTCCCATTCTGCAGAAGAACATAATGTGGAATTCCTTGAACAGAACATGGAAGGAGGAGACCGGGATGTGAAAGCGGAGGAAGACAAGGCAAATGATGGGGATAATGAATCTGCACAGGAGGAGAAAGTGGAGGGACATGAAGAATTTAATCTTACTCTGCATGATGAACCTCCTAAAAACGAAATCATTGCACATGCTGGTATTAAGTGTGAAAGAAACGAGGATGCGAATGTGAGGGATGAGAACAAGGTTGAGGTTACTCAAAGAAATGAAGATGGTAAAAACAACATTGAGTCATCAGATAATGCAGGCGTTGGAGATGAAACTATGGAGGAGGCTTCTCTACCTGATGCTGAAGCTGTTGTGCAGACAAATACAGAAGATGAAGAACCAGGAAATGAATGA
- the LOC104102276 gene encoding flowering-promoting factor 1-like: protein MSGVWLSKITEVIRLVENPSEEEQSNGRKRKVLIHLPTQEIVSSYKSLEKILTDLGWEKYIDECDTDSYQFHKKTPADLSISLPKDFAKFNTVQMYDIVFKTRHIFHVRYM, encoded by the coding sequence ATGTCAGGAGTTTGGTTATCCAAGATTACTGAGGTTATTCGCTTGGTTGAAAACCCAAGTGAAGAAGAGCAATCAAATGGGAGAAAAAGAAAGGTTTTGATACATTTACCAACACAGGAAATTGTCTCATCTTACAAATCTCTTGAGAAAATTCTCACTGATTTGGGATGGGAAAAGTATATTGATGAATGTGATACTGACTCctatcaattccacaagaaaactccCGCTGACTTATCAATCTCTCTTCCTAAGGACTTTGCCAAGTTTAACACAGTTCAAATGTACGACATTGTCTTTAAAACCCGTCATATCTTTCATGTTCGCTATATGTAA